Part of the Hevea brasiliensis isolate MT/VB/25A 57/8 chromosome 16, ASM3005281v1, whole genome shotgun sequence genome is shown below.
TTCCTGAGCATCAGCCGAGGACTTGGCAATTTGCATTACAACCTAGAGAGATTCTATTACTATTAAGCTGAAATTTATTGTTTATTAGTAGAAGCATGCAGGTGCGTTAATCAAAGGTTGCACCCGGAATTTGGCTAATAGGAGTTGGTGGGTTTCGGCTTTCTACTTTCTAGGGATTGCCACCCAAACGTCATGGCAATCTAGCTAGCTAGATTCCATAGATCATTAACAGTCAAACATGGGTGACACAATGGTCCCTTTTTTCTGACATGACAAGGACTTTGAGGGGGTAAGAGTCACAGCAGGTTTTTTGCTGTGTCTTTTCCCAATCCAAAAACTACAGAGAAGTGGAAAATGACTTCTTTCCCTTTCTCCTCCATCAGTTGAAGGCTAGTAGTAAATTGCCTCATGCAAGCAACATAAACTGTTttaattggatttaattcaatcatCAATGGGAATCAAACGTATTTCCTAGGATAGGGTGGTGGTTCTTGCATTTTATACTCTTGAAACACTATATTTGGAGTCTTGTACTTGTTTTAAGGCAAAGAAAATGAAAGTTTCAAAAAAAAACTTGGCTTTCCAAATGGTTGCCATTCTTGAATGACGATAGTATCAGTATGCTGCCAAGAATATGGTTGGTTGGGTGGGGGATGGAGAGGTCTACCATTTAGGGCAGAGCTATGCCCTTTATAGAATCTAGACTCTAGGGAGTGGTACCCCTAAAAAATAGCTCTCGGCAAAAGTCTCTCATCTCTCTATTGATTATTTGTCAGCTACAGGTCAGGATCTACCAATTACCCACCACGTGGTTTGACAGATGCTCAGCAGAAGACCAACACACACCCGGGAAATTAAAAGCAAGAAAAAAGACCAAAACTTTGCGCActtttttaaaattcttttttttgACAGTTTCATCCTTCGATTAAAATTGAAGTTTTCAGCTAAAACATCTTGCCAATCTTCAAGAAAATTCATCATCTAGGTTGGTTTATAAGAGGCCTGTCTTTCTTTCAGTTCTCATGCTACAtgaattgtgttgggatgatgtcgatatgaatgaataaatgtagcCTTACAATGTAATTTGCGTCTTTCTCAATCTATACTCACAAACAAATTGGCCAATTCCCATGATTAAAAGTACAAgcaagagaaagaaagagaaaaatggaAGAATACCCCAGTGGGTGGGGCATCAAAATGGAGTCATATATTTGGTCGATAGTCATGCAAAAGCAACTTACAAGGCAAAGTACTAGCTTCTTTGTAATCCAATAAACAGTTGAGATTAACACTGCTTAATTTAGCTGACAGAAAGTGACTTAACCCGTATTGGTTACCGAACATTATGTTCTTTACAGCAGAGGTAAATTGTGTTTAACTTCACTTCTCCCGCCATTTTTTTGCAATGGGAGAGCAAGAATGAAGTCCCAATCCACCATTTCTCCAATACCAATTTATTCTTTTCTAAGCACTAAGCTAGTATTTACTGCTCAGGGAAAGTGCCAGTGCAGGGTGGGAGCTTGATCAACTGAAAAGAAATTGCAGGATTCCTCTGTACTGAACAAATTTTGCTCTTCCAGTTTGACAACATGGGGTTGATATACTTGAAACCCACTGCCCAAAATGGTTCTTGATTCTGATAACTGAATCCAATTCATCAATGTGTGTGAAGATAAACCATTGTTCTGGTCTCTAAAGGTTGGGTTGGAATTGTTGTTGTCACTGAATTCATGGCTCTGACTCTGCACTGAAACGTTGTTCTCTGACTCTGAAACAGGGCACTCTTCTTTGACAGAGTGACTGCTGTCTGCATTTTCTTCCCTGAGCTTTGCTTTCAATTCATTTAACTGAAATTCAAGCACcaaaaagaaaaattaggaaCCAGATCCTTTAAACGAAATTCTAGTAATTACTTAGCCCGCCCTCATACAATTAAAAGTGACACTGTATTGGTTTTCTACCTGTAGAGTTAGAGATTCGTTCTGTCTTTCAAGATTATCGTAATTAAGTTTTAGAGCTTCATAATTGGCCTTAAGGGCGACATATTCTCTCTCCAATTGTTTAGTCTTCCAACGGGCACGGCGGTTTTGGAACCAAATGGCTACTTGTCGTGGTTGGAGGCCTAATTCTTCTGCTAATCTCAGCTTTCTCTCTGGCTCAAGCTTGTTTTCCACCTCGAAATTCTTCTCCAAGGCTTTGACTTGATCCAGGGTTAACCTTCTTTTTTTCTCAGTAGTGTGGGTAACGTCTTCGGtgtagtcttcttcttcttctaggcTCTCTAACATTGCCTGAAACTCTCTAGTGAACCCTTGGGTTGATTTTTGAGTCTTCTCCTCTGGAACAGGATCATTGAAATATAAGATGTTTATGAGGTTACAATGATCACATAAGCAAGCTTGAAATTTATAAGATGTTTACCTttggaagaagagatggagactAAAGCAGCAAATGAATCTGAGGAACTGAATCGCTTCATAGTTGAAACTTGAAATCAAGAAAGGACCTTAGCAGATATATTGCTCAAGAAGTGCTATAGTGTTCGTATAGAGAAACCATAACCAGGACTACTGTGGCAAGATATTGACCAGAATGGGAAAATGATTCGATAAAGAAATTAAAGCCTCTTGGCAGGCAGGGTTTTGCTCACTCTCTTAAGCCCCACCCCAAAAGAACCACAGAGAATCAAGTAGTCTAAAGTAAACTTCATAAATGAGCACGCTTTTGAGGAATGCAGACAAAACCCAAGAAAGAGGAACAGTAATCAAAAGGCTTCCTTCCTCTAGCTAATCATTGTCTAATCATGCAAATTATCTTAGAGAAGAGAGAGTGAAGTCCAGAGACATTGAACCAGCTTCACCGGGCACAGTTATATAATGTCACGTACCTTTAACTGTTTTGAGGTGTGAAGGTGATTGACGCAagttcaaattttttaataaaattatttaatttctaagtGGAATTATTTGGTGAGGTCACATCCTCCATAATCATACACACAGTATaaacttttttcaatttttttttttttaaaaagaagatcaaactaCATAATTTGCCAAAATTAACCATTTCAGTATGGAAGTAAATTCCTGAAAAGTACTGAGACATAATTGCTTGAGAAAATGATATCAATAATCGGATAAGTGATAAATTGaaatatttggatttatgtactGTTAGTCCTTTAATTGAAGTGTTAAATTATCAAATCATGAGGACTGAACAAGCTAACAAGAACAAACAGCCCCACAAGCTTCAGCCTTCAGTAATGGAGATGTTAACCAGTCAAGCAATGAGATTAAGCAGCTCCTCTCTTAGTAACAAGTTCTAACATCATTTCTTTTCATGTGAGCTTGAAAGATATAGAGTTGTTAAAGTGTCAATTGCATGAACTTAAAGAAGAAAAGTTAAATTATCATATTTAAGATAGGATCATGCTGTTTAATTAGCATTTACAGGCGCTAGTTTTGGCTTCAACTTGTGTTAAATGGGTTTGTAGTAGTAAGTACAAGGGCTAAGAACACAGTGTTTAAGTGAGAACAGAGATATTATGGAGCACACAGCTGGTTTCCAATTCAAATCAGAAAGAAATCAGAGGTCAACAACTGCAGCTTGATTAGGTAGTTGGTACTGGCTATCCTGGAAGAAAGCCAAGCTAAGACTATGAGATTGTTTTAAgaaatgagatttttttttctctgaagcTGCTCAAAGGATAACAAATAAGATTGTTTATAGGTTTCACTGCTTAATTAGCTAATTATAATGATTCTATGCTAATTTGGATTAAGGACTTGTATGGGAAGCCTTGCATACTGAAAATCAGCCTTCTGTGGTGTTTTATAATCATTGAAAATTTCCATCATCTTTTTCCAAAAAGTGAAATTTGTGGGGGATTAGAGGGGGTGGAAATTTCAACCATAGCACCGAGCCACCGATATCTTGTTCCTTATCAAGTAACAGGTAGTTCAGGACTCGACACCTGTGTTGTGGATAACATGTCGGCAGTCAAATCCACAAGTTTTTAGATGAAAAAAGCTAgccaaccaaccaatcaaaattattGAGGTTGAGGCTGCAATTTTCACGCTTGCTAATTATAAGAATCATAACACGGGCTTTTATAAACTTTATTTAAATTACTGTTAAAAAAAATACAAGGCCATTTTTGGAGATATTTGTTATGAGTTTTCCATGTTCATATTTTAATTAtcgatttttaattattaaggtTAATTTGTTTAGAGCTGAAAAAATTGGTGGTTAAGAATAAAAAATGGAGATTAACTATTGTGTAATAACTAGAAGGGTAAAGTGAGATTAAAAAAATacataataattatttgtgtttgatatgaaattataaaaaggtgaaatattatgattatttatttagTACATAATCTAATATTGTACTAtagtttaaaaattaagaaaaaaaagatATTGTTTATCTTGATATATAAcccttttcaaaaaaaaaaaaacaatataatACATCAAGATTACACTTAGATTTATtagatttattattaaaaaattaaaaaaaaatcatattaaacTCAAAACTCCGTACAagtaaatatttaatttgttcATCGGAGAAATTATTTTTAGAGGAGAGAATTCGCGTGCTCCTTGGTTAAAGCCCGTGGAGCTTTTACTCAAGGGTGCTCCTGACTCAGTGAATGTCACCTATTCTAGTATTTATCAATGGTAATATTCAATCAGTTTATATACTAACAAAGATCTTTATACTAAAATTTTTTTCCTATTATTTCTTCCTATCCTAAGAGTTTCACATctaaaaattataagaaatttaATAACTTTTATAAAGATAAAGTGTTAAGTCatctaattagttaattaaatttttttgcaATGGTTGATCCAAAGCAAGTAAACCCACGTAAAGTTCTGATTGTGTATGGTCTAGCATATGCTAGCGTAAAATTGGAGGAGAGACGTAGGATTTGGACATTGAATAGAACCCTAAATGGATTGGCAATTTTGTCATATGCTTTTTATCATATTTTCAAGAGCCATCCAAAATATAGGTTGGAAAGTAATGAAAAAAGAATATTTCCTTGGATTTTGATGTCCTCATCAATCTAATCACAGGCTTTGGAAGATGCGCTGGAATTCAGTGTCAAAAGGTTGGGTAATGGGTAATATTCAGCGGAAAAGTGCCGTTCCATTTTGCAGATTTCACATCAAAAGGCTTAATTATCCTGTTCTTGGACTTTCTTGTCCAACAAAAAAGCCAAAAGTCATATACCCTAGGAGTGCCACAATCGATAGACTTTTTCAATTCCGGCTCGATCATGCGGGTTTCTGGAACAGCTCCAGAAGTTAGGTATGAACGCACGATGCATCCCAGTGCAAGCTCATCAAACAAATCTGTAACTAGTGGTGAAGACACAAATATCTGTAAGAAAACCTTTTCAAATTACAAGCTTAATTAGAATGAAACgataaccaaaaataaaattcattgcAATGCGCAAcaaaaaaatcaattacaaatgtTTACTCCTAAATTTGTTATGGTTCGTATG
Proteins encoded:
- the LOC110662860 gene encoding homeobox-leucine zipper protein ATHB-6 → MKRFSSSDSFAALVSISSSKEEKTQKSTQGFTREFQAMLESLEEEEDYTEDVTHTTEKKRRLTLDQVKALEKNFEVENKLEPERKLRLAEELGLQPRQVAIWFQNRRARWKTKQLEREYVALKANYEALKLNYDNLERQNESLTLQLNELKAKLREENADSSHSVKEECPVSESENNVSVQSQSHEFSDNNNSNPTFRDQNNGLSSHTLMNWIQLSESRTILGSGFQVYQPHVVKLEEQNLFSTEESCNFFSVDQAPTLHWHFP